In one Gemmatimonadota bacterium genomic region, the following are encoded:
- a CDS encoding tyrosine recombinase XerC — MSEEIDRVAEFLEHMEKERNVSPNTIKAYTRDLAEFTAYLGSYYGVESWSWQGLDRLAIRGFLAHLVRRGVSKRSAGRSLSAVRSFYKYLHRNEIVEANPARAVAAPKRDKYLPEYLDIAQMGTLFSAAETRAHDGKFTDVRNLAMLELFYSAGLRLSELRGINRDSLDLLANQVKVRGKGRKERIVPLGDRATLALRNYESKRDELLRVIGPTGDRTAFFLSARGRRISTRALQNAVTTLLDLVSEGSGLSTHSLRHTFATHMLDAGADLRAVQELLGHASVQTTQIYTHTSVERLKQAYKSAHPRA, encoded by the coding sequence ATGAGCGAAGAGATCGATCGCGTCGCGGAGTTTCTCGAGCACATGGAGAAGGAGCGGAACGTATCGCCCAACACCATCAAGGCTTACACGCGCGACCTTGCCGAGTTCACCGCATACCTTGGCAGTTATTACGGTGTCGAGAGCTGGTCGTGGCAGGGATTGGATCGGCTCGCAATCCGCGGCTTTCTGGCGCATCTCGTGCGTCGCGGAGTCAGCAAGCGTTCGGCGGGTCGGTCGCTGTCTGCAGTGCGATCGTTTTACAAGTACCTGCACAGAAACGAGATCGTCGAGGCAAATCCAGCACGTGCCGTTGCAGCGCCGAAGCGCGACAAGTACCTGCCCGAATATCTCGACATTGCTCAGATGGGCACGTTGTTCAGCGCTGCGGAAACGCGCGCCCATGATGGAAAGTTCACCGACGTTCGGAATCTTGCGATGCTGGAGTTGTTCTATTCCGCGGGTTTGCGATTATCCGAGCTCCGCGGCATCAACCGTGACTCTCTGGATCTGCTGGCCAATCAGGTAAAGGTGCGCGGCAAGGGCCGAAAGGAGCGCATCGTTCCGCTGGGTGATCGCGCGACGCTTGCTCTCCGCAATTACGAATCGAAGCGGGACGAGCTGCTACGCGTCATCGGACCAACTGGCGATCGAACAGCATTTTTTCTGTCGGCGAGGGGGCGCCGGATCAGTACGCGTGCGCTCCAGAACGCTGTCACAACTCTGCTGGATCTGGTGAGCGAGGGCTCGGGTCTATCCACGCACTCGCTGCGACACACGTTCGCGACGCACATGCTCGATGCTGGAGCCGACCTCCGTGCGGTTCAGGAATTGCTGGGCCACGCATCGGTGCAGACGACGCAGATCTACACGCATACCAGTGTCGAGCGCCTCAAGCAGGCGTACAAGTCGGCCCACCCGCGCGCCTAG
- a CDS encoding DUF983 domain-containing protein: MQPSLMALYLFVQGKSWTVERRHEAVDGDARPQNAEASGLFLFFTAADGEIRRSEIAADFPEEPAARLLESVWRFAEVMRVADLGEMSSRGEIVMPRMRDVVREFARALRLRCPNCGGARVLRTWFKLQHRCAQCGIRLDRGEADDYFLGGMFFNIVLAEIIFALVLLVVVIVMWPNVPWAGVEYSLIVAMIAAPIVLYPVSRLMWLALDLLLRPPDEAEMAWHASEEE, from the coding sequence GTGCAGCCCTCGCTGATGGCGTTGTACCTGTTTGTTCAGGGGAAGTCATGGACGGTGGAGCGTCGCCACGAAGCTGTCGATGGCGATGCTCGTCCGCAGAACGCGGAAGCGTCCGGGCTATTTCTGTTCTTCACAGCGGCCGACGGCGAGATAAGGCGAAGCGAGATCGCGGCGGATTTCCCGGAAGAACCGGCCGCTCGACTGCTTGAGTCGGTGTGGCGCTTCGCGGAAGTGATGCGCGTTGCGGATCTGGGCGAGATGAGCAGCCGGGGGGAGATAGTCATGCCCCGGATGCGGGACGTCGTGCGCGAATTCGCACGTGCACTCAGGCTGCGCTGTCCGAATTGCGGTGGGGCCAGGGTCCTGCGCACGTGGTTCAAGCTGCAGCATCGCTGCGCGCAGTGCGGAATCCGGCTCGATCGCGGCGAGGCCGATGATTATTTCCTCGGCGGGATGTTCTTCAACATCGTGCTGGCGGAAATCATTTTCGCGCTGGTGCTTCTCGTAGTGGTGATCGTGATGTGGCCGAACGTGCCGTGGGCCGGCGTCGAATACTCGTTGATCGTCGCGATGATCGCAGCACCGATCGTTCTCTATCCTGTATCGCGGCTGATGTGGCTGGCGCTGGACCTGTTGCTACGGCCGCCGGATGAGGCGGAAATGGCGTGGCACGCGAGTGAGGAGGAGTAG
- a CDS encoding 3-hydroxyacyl-[acyl-carrier-protein] dehydratase FabZ, giving the protein MLMDSAAILNVLAHRYPFLLVDSINVIEPGRRVEGIKRVTGGEWFGAAWHPQDSAMPNTLAIEALAQTSAALLLGLVDARAGVVGYFAAIERVRLRDPAVAGDTLVLSVELESFRRGIAHLKGRATVNGRRVASASFTTIVRAAA; this is encoded by the coding sequence ATGCTGATGGATTCGGCGGCGATCCTCAACGTTCTGGCCCACAGATACCCGTTCCTGCTCGTCGACTCCATCAACGTGATCGAGCCCGGACGGCGCGTGGAGGGAATCAAGCGTGTCACGGGCGGCGAGTGGTTCGGGGCGGCGTGGCACCCGCAAGATTCGGCGATGCCGAACACTCTTGCGATCGAAGCGCTGGCACAGACATCTGCGGCGCTCCTGCTCGGGCTGGTGGATGCCCGTGCAGGGGTGGTGGGCTATTTTGCGGCGATCGAGCGGGTGCGTCTCCGTGACCCGGCAGTGGCCGGTGACACCCTCGTTCTGAGCGTCGAGTTGGAGAGCTTCCGGCGTGGCATAGCTCATCTGAAGGGCCGCGCCACGGTGAACGGGCGCCGCGTTGCATCCGCGAGCTTCACAACTATCGTTCGCGCGGCCGCCTGA
- the trmFO gene encoding methylenetetrahydrofolate--tRNA-(uracil(54)-C(5))-methyltransferase (FADH(2)-oxidizing) TrmFO, with the protein MHDDVVTVVGGGLAGSEAAWQLAQRGHRVELHEMRPVRQTPAHRTDRLAELVCSNTFKSTELSTAHGAIKAEMRELGCLVLECADIARVAAGTALAVDRDVFAAAVTERILAHPNITVMRDEIGELPAAPAVIATGPLTGDLLAESLRRRLGSDALAFYDAIAPVVSRESIDESVVFTASRYGKETMDGADDEGAYLNCPMTEDEYNAFSDALAAADQFHGHEFDEVPYFSGCMPVEEMNSRGRETLRFGPLKPVGLADPRTGRRPHAVVQLRREDRAERLWNLVGFQTRLRIPEQQRVFRMIPGLGNAEFLRYGSIHRNSYVNSPSVLTSALTLRDDPQIFLAGQITGVEGYTESTASGLLAGMNLSRVMSGLDPIVPPGTTMLGALYRYLREADPRHFQPMNANFGLVDDLDERIRDKRLKKERMAERAVREMRAWRDEMSIEPVAASA; encoded by the coding sequence TTGCATGACGACGTTGTCACCGTGGTCGGTGGCGGCCTCGCCGGATCGGAGGCTGCGTGGCAGCTTGCTCAACGCGGACATCGCGTAGAGCTGCATGAGATGCGGCCGGTGCGCCAGACACCGGCGCATCGCACCGACCGATTGGCGGAGCTGGTCTGCTCCAACACGTTCAAGAGCACGGAACTGTCCACCGCGCACGGCGCCATCAAGGCGGAGATGCGCGAGTTGGGCTGTCTTGTGCTCGAGTGCGCCGACATCGCGCGTGTTGCAGCCGGCACGGCGCTCGCGGTGGATCGCGATGTGTTCGCGGCCGCGGTGACGGAGCGCATTCTGGCGCATCCCAATATCACAGTGATGCGCGACGAGATCGGCGAACTGCCAGCTGCACCCGCTGTGATCGCCACCGGACCTTTGACCGGCGATTTGTTGGCCGAATCACTCAGACGGAGGCTCGGGAGTGATGCGCTCGCGTTCTATGACGCGATCGCGCCAGTTGTGTCGCGCGAGTCCATCGATGAATCGGTCGTCTTCACTGCATCGCGATACGGCAAGGAGACGATGGACGGCGCTGACGACGAGGGCGCCTATCTCAACTGTCCGATGACGGAGGACGAGTACAACGCGTTCTCCGACGCACTGGCCGCTGCCGATCAGTTTCACGGTCACGAGTTCGACGAGGTTCCGTACTTTTCCGGTTGCATGCCGGTGGAAGAGATGAACTCGCGCGGCCGTGAGACGCTGCGCTTTGGCCCGCTCAAGCCGGTCGGACTTGCGGACCCGCGAACGGGAAGGCGACCTCATGCGGTGGTTCAGTTGCGACGTGAGGATCGCGCCGAACGTCTGTGGAACCTGGTTGGATTTCAGACGCGCTTGCGCATACCCGAACAGCAGCGTGTTTTTCGCATGATCCCGGGACTCGGGAACGCGGAGTTTCTGCGTTACGGGTCGATCCATCGCAACTCGTACGTCAATTCGCCGAGCGTGCTCACGTCGGCGCTGACGTTACGTGATGACCCGCAGATCTTTTTGGCTGGCCAGATCACCGGCGTGGAGGGATACACCGAGAGTACAGCTTCCGGATTGCTTGCCGGCATGAATCTCTCACGCGTCATGAGTGGCCTCGACCCGATCGTGCCGCCCGGCACCACGATGCTCGGCGCGCTTTACCGTTATCTGCGAGAGGCGGATCCACGGCATTTCCAGCCGATGAATGCGAACTTCGGTCTGGTGGATGATCTGGATGAGCGCATTCGCGACAAGCGCTTGAAGAAGGAGCGCATGGCGGAACGGGCTGTGCGCGAAATGCGCGCTTGGCGGGACGAGATGTCGATCGAGCCGGTGGCGGCGTCGGCATGA
- the hslU gene encoding ATP-dependent protease ATPase subunit HslU: protein MASPRTQQALAKLADLTPRQIVRELDRYIVGQGDAKRAVAIALRNRWRRQRAPDSIRDEISPNNIILVGPTGVGKTEIARRLAKLAGAPFVKVEASKFTEVGYVGRDVESMVRDLVEAAISMVRDDRESEVEELANERVDDRLLDLLLPMPEEAKPASDVQTAANDEQVFFVSESGGVTKEVEVARDRYQRTRDKLKALLLAGELDNREVEIEVQQNAPVMFDMMVPQGAPEGMENFSDMLRDMMPKRTRKRTVKVPEARRILMDEELGKLIDQDELVTDALERVEQMGIIFLDEIDKIAGQRGDTGGPDVSREGVQRDLLPIVEGSTVSTKYGNVKTDHVLFVAAGAFHVSKPSDLIPELQGRFPIRVELKPLTEADFVRIMTEPENALTKQYAALVESEGASLTFTTDGVAEIARTAAHANDRMENIGARRLHTVMTTLLEDVLYELPDGCKEPVNVDAAMVKSRLAKVVEDEDLRRYIL, encoded by the coding sequence ATGGCCTCACCACGCACGCAACAGGCGCTGGCGAAGCTGGCCGATCTCACTCCGCGGCAGATCGTTCGCGAGCTGGATCGTTACATAGTGGGGCAGGGAGACGCGAAGCGCGCGGTGGCGATCGCGCTCAGGAACCGGTGGCGCAGACAGCGTGCGCCGGACTCGATTCGCGATGAGATCTCGCCCAACAACATCATACTCGTCGGTCCTACCGGCGTCGGAAAGACGGAGATCGCGCGTCGCCTGGCAAAGCTCGCCGGCGCTCCGTTCGTAAAGGTCGAGGCATCCAAGTTCACCGAAGTCGGATACGTGGGCCGCGACGTCGAATCGATGGTTCGCGATCTCGTAGAGGCGGCGATCAGCATGGTCCGCGACGATCGGGAGAGCGAAGTGGAAGAGCTCGCGAACGAGCGTGTCGATGATCGGCTCCTTGATCTGCTGCTTCCCATGCCGGAAGAGGCAAAACCGGCGAGCGACGTTCAGACGGCGGCAAACGACGAGCAGGTGTTCTTCGTCTCCGAGAGCGGCGGTGTGACGAAGGAAGTGGAAGTTGCGCGCGATCGTTACCAGCGCACCCGCGACAAGCTCAAGGCGCTCCTCCTGGCGGGAGAGCTGGACAACCGTGAAGTCGAAATCGAAGTACAGCAGAACGCGCCGGTGATGTTCGACATGATGGTGCCGCAGGGAGCACCAGAAGGAATGGAGAATTTCTCCGACATGCTCCGCGACATGATGCCCAAGCGTACGCGGAAGCGTACGGTGAAGGTGCCGGAAGCGCGCAGAATCCTGATGGATGAAGAGCTGGGGAAACTCATCGATCAGGACGAGCTGGTGACCGACGCACTCGAACGCGTCGAGCAGATGGGGATCATCTTCCTCGACGAGATCGACAAGATCGCGGGCCAGCGGGGCGACACCGGCGGCCCCGACGTCTCACGCGAGGGCGTACAGCGTGACCTGTTGCCGATCGTCGAAGGCTCGACTGTATCGACCAAGTACGGCAACGTGAAGACGGACCACGTCCTGTTTGTGGCCGCCGGCGCGTTCCACGTGTCCAAGCCCAGTGATCTCATTCCCGAGCTGCAGGGTCGTTTCCCGATCCGCGTCGAACTCAAGCCGCTCACCGAAGCTGATTTCGTGCGCATAATGACGGAGCCGGAAAACGCACTCACCAAGCAGTACGCCGCACTCGTCGAGTCCGAAGGTGCGTCGCTGACGTTCACGACCGACGGCGTTGCGGAGATTGCGCGAACGGCCGCACATGCCAATGATCGAATGGAAAACATCGGTGCACGACGACTGCATACGGTGATGACTACGCTGCTCGAGGATGTACTGTACGAGCTTCCGGACGGCTGCAAGGAGCCGGTGAACGTCGATGCGGCGATGGTTAAGTCGCGGCTCGCGAAGGTGGTGGAAGACGAGGACCTGCGACGGTACATCCTTTGA
- the gcvT gene encoding glycine cleavage system aminomethyltransferase GcvT — translation MSQRTPLHDVHIALGAKMVPFAGFEMPVQYPAGITAEHKSVRENVGLFDVSHMGEFMIRGPQAIDFANYVTTNDVAALAVGQAQYSTILNEGGTIVDDCLVYRFPDHLMMVVNASNKDKDLAHISAYMDRFDCSIEDVSDRIALLALQGPRAQEVMARFTDVNLDDIAYYHFQVATVAGVPGVILSRTGYTGEDGFELYFDASRAVEMWNALMSEGSVTPAGLGARDTLRLEMGMALYGNDIDDGTTPYEAGLGWLVKLKKGDFVGKEALERQKAAGIPRKLIGFTMPDRAFPRHGYPVSCDGAASGEVRSGTMSPTLGIAIGTAYLPLAAAKEGTEFEVEIRGKRLPAVVQKMPFYKNASHR, via the coding sequence TTGAGCCAGCGCACTCCATTACACGACGTCCACATAGCGCTCGGCGCCAAGATGGTGCCGTTCGCGGGCTTCGAGATGCCGGTCCAGTATCCGGCCGGCATTACTGCAGAGCACAAGTCCGTGCGTGAGAACGTGGGGCTGTTCGACGTGAGCCACATGGGCGAGTTCATGATCCGCGGGCCGCAGGCGATCGACTTCGCGAATTACGTGACGACGAACGACGTGGCGGCTCTGGCTGTCGGCCAGGCGCAGTACTCCACGATTCTGAATGAAGGCGGAACGATCGTGGACGATTGCCTCGTCTACAGGTTCCCGGATCACCTGATGATGGTCGTCAACGCGTCGAACAAGGACAAGGATCTCGCGCACATCAGTGCGTACATGGATCGCTTTGATTGCAGTATCGAGGACGTGAGCGATCGTATCGCGTTGCTCGCACTTCAGGGGCCCCGTGCGCAGGAGGTCATGGCGCGATTCACAGACGTGAACCTGGACGATATTGCGTACTACCATTTTCAGGTTGCGACCGTCGCGGGCGTACCGGGGGTCATTCTGTCGCGCACCGGTTACACAGGCGAGGATGGCTTCGAGCTCTACTTCGACGCATCGCGTGCAGTCGAGATGTGGAACGCGCTCATGAGCGAGGGTTCCGTCACGCCGGCCGGACTTGGCGCGCGCGACACGCTGCGTCTCGAGATGGGAATGGCACTCTATGGCAACGACATCGACGACGGCACCACGCCGTACGAAGCAGGACTCGGCTGGCTGGTCAAGCTCAAGAAGGGTGACTTTGTGGGGAAGGAAGCGCTCGAACGGCAGAAGGCGGCGGGAATTCCACGCAAGCTCATCGGTTTCACGATGCCGGACCGCGCATTCCCGCGGCACGGATATCCCGTCTCGTGCGACGGCGCGGCGAGTGGTGAGGTGAGGAGCGGCACAATGAGTCCGACGCTCGGTATTGCGATCGGTACTGCGTATCTGCCACTCGCGGCGGCGAAGGAAGGCACTGAGTTCGAAGTCGAGATAAGAGGCAAGCGTCTTCCGGCGGTTGTGCAGAAGATGCCATTCTACAAGAACGCGTCGCATCGTTGA
- the argF gene encoding ornithine carbamoyltransferase → MTTAHRDFLAIPDFSSAELESLFVLADSMRTGTYTKKPLAGQTLAMIFMKASTRTRVSFEVGTYQLGGHALFLSPRDVQLGRGEPISDTAKVLSRYVNGIMIRTFAHADVEALAKDATIPVINGLTDLLHPCQVLADVLTVRQQLGGIAGRKVAWIGDGNNMANSWINAGYVLGFELSLACPEGYDPDAALIARARTRAKVSVVRDPAEAANGADVVTTDVWASMGQEEEQAVRERAFRGFCVDSALMARAAKDAIFLHCLPAHRGEEVTADVIDGPQSRVWDEAENRLHIQKAIMAVLMGGEKL, encoded by the coding sequence ATGACCACAGCACACCGCGACTTTCTCGCCATTCCCGATTTTTCGTCCGCCGAGCTTGAATCGTTGTTCGTGCTGGCGGATTCGATGCGCACAGGCACTTACACCAAAAAGCCACTCGCGGGCCAGACGCTCGCGATGATCTTCATGAAGGCGTCGACACGAACGCGCGTGTCGTTCGAAGTCGGGACCTATCAACTCGGCGGTCATGCGCTGTTCCTGTCGCCGCGTGACGTGCAGCTTGGCCGCGGCGAGCCGATCTCGGACACCGCAAAGGTTCTTTCGCGTTATGTGAACGGCATAATGATCCGCACCTTCGCGCACGCCGACGTCGAGGCGCTCGCGAAGGACGCAACGATTCCTGTGATCAATGGCCTCACGGATCTGTTGCACCCGTGCCAGGTACTCGCCGATGTCCTCACGGTGCGTCAGCAACTCGGCGGGATCGCGGGGCGCAAGGTTGCATGGATCGGCGACGGCAACAACATGGCGAACTCCTGGATCAACGCGGGATACGTACTCGGTTTCGAGCTGTCACTTGCCTGTCCGGAAGGATACGATCCCGACGCGGCCCTGATCGCACGTGCACGGACGCGCGCGAAGGTGAGCGTCGTGCGCGATCCAGCCGAGGCCGCGAACGGCGCTGACGTCGTCACGACCGACGTATGGGCATCCATGGGGCAGGAAGAAGAACAGGCGGTACGCGAGAGAGCCTTCCGCGGATTCTGCGTTGACTCGGCGCTCATGGCCCGCGCAGCGAAGGACGCAATCTTTCTGCACTGTCTGCCGGCACACAGAGGCGAGGAAGTTACCGCGGACGTAATCGACGGCCCACAGAGCCGCGTATGGGACGAGGCCGAAAACAGACTTCACATTCAGAAGGCGATCATGGCAGTACTCATGGGAGGAGAGAAGCTTTGA
- a CDS encoding Crp/Fnr family transcriptional regulator translates to MDTYDENLLLRALPSASIKRLAEDLVIINTPTHAELYGPGDMVNRIYFPLDSVISMTAPLGATQGEVATVGQEGMIGLPTVFGTEMANMRFFVQIGGRSAVMTADRFTELLRSDDNLRTVMLRYAHAMFTQIGQSVVCNQRHSLRQRCARWLLMTHDRVPGDQFHLTHEALAVMLGVRRAGVTVAAGNLQRAGLIRYRRGEITIVDREGLEKVSCECYRLVADVYDRLVGQTGYKESAA, encoded by the coding sequence ATGGATACTTACGACGAAAATCTGCTCCTCCGCGCGCTCCCGTCCGCGTCGATCAAGCGACTCGCTGAGGATCTCGTAATCATCAACACCCCCACTCACGCCGAACTGTACGGGCCCGGCGACATGGTGAACCGAATCTATTTCCCTCTCGATTCGGTGATATCGATGACGGCCCCCCTCGGCGCGACACAAGGCGAGGTTGCGACGGTCGGCCAGGAAGGGATGATTGGCCTGCCGACAGTTTTTGGCACCGAGATGGCAAACATGCGCTTCTTCGTCCAGATCGGCGGAAGATCCGCTGTCATGACTGCGGACCGGTTTACCGAGCTGCTCCGGTCCGACGATAATCTCCGCACGGTGATGCTGCGCTATGCCCACGCGATGTTCACCCAGATCGGACAGTCGGTAGTGTGCAACCAGCGGCACTCGCTCCGGCAGCGTTGCGCACGATGGCTCCTGATGACACATGACAGGGTTCCGGGCGATCAGTTCCACCTCACGCACGAAGCACTCGCCGTCATGCTTGGCGTTCGCCGCGCTGGCGTCACGGTCGCGGCGGGCAACCTCCAGAGAGCCGGACTCATTCGATACCGGCGCGGAGAAATAACAATCGTCGACAGAGAGGGGCTGGAGAAGGTCTCCTGCGAGTGTTACCGGCTCGTAGCCGACGTCTACGACAGACTCGTTGGCCAGACGGGGTACAAGGAGAGCGCGGCGTAG
- a CDS encoding sigma-54 dependent transcriptional regulator: MARSGGATVVITLADVEPAVRLNALLEAAGITTSMVSAVDNLATEIRRTRPELIVLTGNIADPAVRQVVRDQLWEGIAVIGLADVADPQLIERLRAIGFVDVYTKPVVAEDLFDAVKRVLERRRLAESTGLVGQSDAIREVLVRVEQMAPVSSTVLIEGESGTGKELVARAIHQLSPRRSRPFIAVNVGALPETLLESELFGHEKGAFTGAAERRIGRFELADTGTLFLDEIGDVPPATQVKLLRVIEEREVTRVGGTTPIKVNVRVVTATNQPLRQLVEEGRFRSDLYYRLNVLSIYLPPLRERRADIPLLVRRFVRQFSAQHDRPFHGISADAMQIMADYAWPGNVRQLKNLIESMVVLAPGREITASDIPAEVRERSSLLPVRIAPPVMRGGEGGAGGGAGARELEFIVHSLVELRLQLDELRRRVDENSAGAGSAVGGGVEPRSLAPAMAALEPAAPPAPNVLTITPGMTMAEIERGAIEAALRETDGNRRRAAELLGIGERTLYRKLRDYDIPDGYATIA, translated from the coding sequence ATGGCGCGTAGCGGCGGTGCGACCGTGGTGATCACGCTCGCCGACGTGGAGCCCGCGGTGCGCCTCAACGCGTTGCTCGAAGCCGCCGGCATCACCACCTCGATGGTTTCGGCTGTGGACAATCTCGCGACCGAGATTCGTCGCACGCGGCCGGAGCTGATCGTGCTGACGGGAAACATCGCCGACCCCGCGGTGCGCCAGGTCGTGCGCGACCAGCTCTGGGAAGGAATTGCGGTAATCGGTCTCGCCGACGTCGCCGACCCGCAACTGATCGAGCGGTTGCGTGCGATCGGTTTTGTGGACGTGTACACCAAGCCCGTAGTCGCGGAAGATCTGTTCGATGCAGTGAAGCGTGTGCTCGAGCGTCGCCGGCTCGCCGAATCGACCGGGCTCGTGGGACAGTCGGACGCGATCCGTGAAGTTCTCGTGCGCGTGGAGCAGATGGCGCCCGTGTCCAGCACGGTTCTGATCGAGGGCGAGAGTGGCACTGGCAAGGAGCTGGTCGCGCGTGCAATTCATCAGTTGAGTCCACGCCGGTCGCGGCCGTTCATCGCCGTCAACGTCGGTGCGCTGCCGGAAACGTTGCTCGAGAGCGAGCTGTTCGGTCACGAGAAAGGAGCGTTCACCGGCGCTGCCGAGCGTCGCATCGGCCGCTTCGAGCTCGCTGATACGGGGACCCTGTTCCTCGACGAGATCGGCGACGTGCCGCCAGCGACTCAGGTCAAGCTGCTGCGCGTGATCGAGGAACGTGAGGTGACGCGGGTCGGAGGAACGACGCCGATCAAGGTCAACGTGCGCGTCGTGACCGCTACGAATCAGCCACTACGTCAGCTCGTCGAAGAGGGCCGGTTCAGATCGGACCTGTACTACAGGCTCAACGTTCTCAGCATCTATCTACCGCCGCTGCGAGAGCGTCGCGCCGACATTCCGTTACTCGTGCGTCGCTTCGTCCGGCAGTTTTCGGCGCAGCACGACCGGCCGTTCCACGGCATTTCGGCGGACGCGATGCAGATCATGGCCGATTATGCGTGGCCCGGGAACGTGCGGCAGCTCAAGAATCTGATCGAGAGCATGGTGGTGCTGGCTCCGGGCCGGGAGATTACCGCGTCCGACATACCGGCAGAGGTGCGGGAAAGATCGAGCTTGCTGCCGGTGAGAATAGCACCACCGGTAATGCGCGGCGGTGAAGGCGGAGCGGGTGGGGGGGCTGGCGCGCGCGAGCTGGAGTTCATCGTCCACAGTCTGGTCGAGCTGAGGCTGCAGCTGGACGAGCTGCGCCGGCGGGTGGATGAGAACAGCGCAGGCGCCGGATCAGCTGTTGGCGGAGGTGTGGAACCGCGCTCTCTTGCCCCGGCAATGGCAGCTCTCGAGCCGGCGGCACCGCCCGCCCCAAATGTTTTGACGATAACGCCTGGAATGACCATGGCGGAGATCGAGCGAGGGGCGATCGAAGCCGCGTTGCGTGAAACTGATGGGAATCGGCGTCGAGCTGCCGAACTTCTAGGGATAGGTGAGCGGACGCTGTACCGGAAGTTACGTGATTACGACATTCCGGATGGCTACGCCACTATTGCCTAA
- the hslV gene encoding ATP-dependent protease subunit HslV: MHSILPTIRATTILAVRRNGQVALGGDGQVTVGDTVMKSNAQKVRTLQNGRLLAGFAGAAADAFTLFEKFEEKLKRFPDNLPRAAVDLAKDWRSDRVLRRLEALLVVASREHGFIISGTGDIIEPDDGILAIGSGGTYALAAARALVESTELDARDIVRRALTIAGEICIYTNTNITIIEPGA, translated from the coding sequence ATGCACAGCATACTTCCGACCATTCGCGCCACGACGATCCTGGCCGTGCGCCGCAATGGTCAGGTCGCACTCGGCGGCGACGGTCAGGTCACCGTCGGCGACACGGTAATGAAATCCAACGCTCAGAAGGTTCGCACGCTCCAGAACGGCCGGTTGCTCGCCGGTTTCGCGGGCGCTGCGGCTGACGCGTTCACCCTATTCGAGAAGTTCGAGGAAAAGCTGAAGCGCTTTCCGGACAACCTTCCGCGGGCGGCGGTCGATCTTGCCAAGGACTGGCGAAGCGACCGGGTTCTCAGGCGACTCGAAGCGTTGCTGGTCGTTGCGTCACGCGAGCATGGCTTCATCATCTCGGGAACCGGCGACATCATAGAGCCGGACGACGGAATTCTCGCAATCGGGTCTGGCGGTACGTATGCGCTCGCCGCAGCGCGAGCGCTGGTCGAGAGCACGGAACTCGATGCGCGCGACATCGTGCGGCGCGCGCTGACGATCGCCGGCGAGATCTGCATCTATACCAATACGAACATCACCATCATCGAGCCGGGAGCATAG
- a CDS encoding MogA/MoaB family molybdenum cofactor biosynthesis protein: MNIVIVTVSDSVARGTRADLSGDAIAEWAAARGDTVISRVVTADDSVEIVRALIAVCDGGACDLVVTTGGTGLAKRDVTPEATRAVISAEAPGFGERLRDHATRFPRASLSRGIAGVRGRTLIVNLPGSPGGVRDGLATLEPVVSHASDILSGRFTEHPTENRSGDGA; this comes from the coding sequence TTGAACATCGTCATTGTCACTGTTTCGGATTCCGTTGCCCGTGGAACGCGTGCCGATCTGTCGGGTGATGCAATCGCGGAGTGGGCCGCTGCACGCGGCGACACTGTCATATCGCGTGTCGTAACAGCTGACGATTCCGTCGAGATAGTGCGCGCCCTGATCGCAGTTTGCGACGGCGGCGCATGCGACCTCGTCGTCACGACCGGCGGCACCGGACTGGCGAAACGTGACGTGACGCCTGAAGCAACACGTGCCGTGATATCGGCGGAGGCCCCCGGATTCGGTGAGCGGCTACGCGATCACGCGACGCGCTTTCCGCGTGCGTCGCTTTCGCGTGGTATCGCCGGCGTGCGCGGACGAACGTTGATCGTGAACCTTCCCGGCTCGCCGGGCGGCGTACGCGACGGGCTGGCTACCCTGGAGCCGGTGGTGTCGCATGCGAGCGACATTCTGAGTGGGCGTTTCACCGAGCATCCAACCGAGAATCGGAGCGGTGATGGCGCGTAG